The Eleutherodactylus coqui strain aEleCoq1 chromosome 6, aEleCoq1.hap1, whole genome shotgun sequence genome window below encodes:
- the LOC136633080 gene encoding putative serine/threonine-protein kinase PRKY: protein MEYLSGGSLATLIRMCGRLDISSVRLYTAEIVCGLQFLHRRTIVHRDIKPENIMLDSAGHIRLIDLGLARDCVTPSNKIIGRTGTLQYRAPEVVLGKTYDAAVDWWSLGIVLSWMAAGQSPFYYGKGPNFHLGLMQA, encoded by the exons AtggagtatctgtccggagggAGCCTGGCAACCCTGATCAGGATGTGCGGCCGCTTGGACATCAGcagtgtgag ATTATACACAGCGGAGATTGTATGCGGCCTCCAGTTCTTGCACCGACGCACCATCGTCCACCG AGATATAAAGCCAGaaaacatcatgctggacagcgctgggcacatccgcctgatcgacctggggctggcccgaGACTGCGTCACCCCGTCCAATAAGATAATAGGAAGGACGGGCACACTTCAGTATAGGGCCCCAGAGGTGGTTCTCGGGAAGACATacgacgcagcagtcgactggtggagcctgggcaTTGTCttatcctggatggcggcaggacagtcccctttctactaTGGAAAGGGGCCAAATTTCCATCTTGGCTTGATGCAGGCTTAA